Proteins from a single region of Kogia breviceps isolate mKogBre1 chromosome 5, mKogBre1 haplotype 1, whole genome shotgun sequence:
- the ANKUB1 gene encoding LOW QUALITY PROTEIN: protein ANKUB1 (The sequence of the model RefSeq protein was modified relative to this genomic sequence to represent the inferred CDS: inserted 3 bases in 2 codons; substituted 1 base at 1 genomic stop codon): MRIFIAFEGSFEPFAISANETVEAVKLMIKEEDKPTLYVFNAVTQKTMPIMESISLLGQKVSDLRTLIPLRCAFPVSVFCLRTPEGLEMYDCNRLRDHQTGLGTTLRLDVWDGWKXFLMGRLLGQKLKVQSYLSNEGPVLKYQKRVALYIAAFXGHTELSEWALKQGVRPHEMGGAHPYRAWCHEALHADVSKCPIHAAAEAGQLLILKAFVNCSVLCLECKNAAGQTPLTVAFKHKHKDCALYLLSKMWSTVSFLKISVPMRIHIKIKRRVLRAQSHNLSKSQLCGARVFGAKVGDIVMVDGFTKPKMTSKSWHEAQSKDSQGTVGKLPPLREQTVSRKRVNPLAISQQDTREQTLKFPPLVHANTFFELQNRXKKITATARKKEKLIKNTYLPQVPLPPVSRVNYSHPSFYYATPSANFLLRSSFASFSERRGRTPRENATYYLAVASAFKEKRWLQQLGIARVLVKKSISNPTTQGGLTVCENLLEILL; this comes from the exons GAAGAAGATAAGCCCACTCTCTACGTGTTCAATGCTGTGACCCAAAAGACGATGCCCATAATGGAGAGCATTTCCCTTCTTGGTCAAAAAGTGTCTGATCTGAGAACACTGATACCTCTGAGATGTGCATTCCCTGTAAGTGTCTTCTGTCTTCGGACCCCAGAGGGACTGGAGATGTACGACTGCAACAGGCTCAGGGACCACCAGACAGGCCTCG GCACAACACTTCGCTTGGACGTctgggatggatgga gatttCTGATGGGCCGTCTCCTCGGACAAAAACTTAAAGTCCAAAGCTATTTATCAAATGAAGGACCAGTACTCAA gtATCAGAAGAGGGTTGCCCTGTACATCGCCGCCTTTTAGGGGCACACTGAGCTCTCTGAATGGGCCCTAAAGCAGGGTGTGCGGCCCCACGAGATGGGCGGTGCGCACCCCTACCGAGCTTGGTGCCATGAAGCCCTTCACGCAGATGTCTCTAAATGCCCCATTCATGCAGCCGCAGAAGCGGGCCAACTGTTGATTCTGAAGGCTTTTGTCAACTGCAGCGTGCTGTGCCTGGAATGCAAAAACGCAGCGGGACAAACTCCCCTTACCGTTGCGTTCAAACACAAGCATAAAGACTGCGCATTATATTTACTGAGTAAAATGTGGTCCActgtttcttttctgaaaatCTCAGTCCCCATGAGgattcatattaaaataaaacgACGGGTACTCAGAGCTCAGAGTCACAACCTTAGTAAAAGCCAGCTTTGCGGAGCAAGGGTCTTTGGAGCAAAAGTTGGAGACATTGTGATGGTGGATGGTTTCACCAAACCCAAAATGACCTCCAAGAGCTGGCATGAGGCTCAGAGCAAGGACTCACAAGGCACTGTGGGCAAACTACCGCCTCTCAGGGAGCAAACTGTAAGCAGGAAACGTGTCAATCCTTTGGCAATTTCACAGCAGGACACAAGAGAACAAACCCTCAAATTTCCTCCGCTGGTACATGCAAATACGTTCTTTGAATTACAAAATCG GAAAAAAATTACTGCCACagctaggaaaaaagaaaagctcataaaaaatacatatctcCCCCAAGTCCCCCTCCCTCCAGTTTCAAGAGTGAACTATTCACACCCATCTTTTTACTATGCAACACCCAGTGCCAACTTTTTACTCAGATCCTCCTTTGCATCTTTCTCAGAGCGCAGAGGAAGGACTCCAAGGGAGAATGCCACCTACTACTTAGCTGTGGCCAG TGCCTTTAAAGAGAAACGATGGCTTCAGCAGTTAGGAATAGCAAGAGTCCTAGTGAAAAAGAGCATTTCTAACCCGACTACCCAAGGAGGCCTGACAGTGTGTGAAAATCTTCTGGAGATTTTGCTTTGA
- the COMMD2 gene encoding COMM domain-containing protein 2 isoform X2: MLLDLSEEHKEHLAFLPQVDSAVVAEFGRIAVEFLRRGSNPKIYEGAARKLSVSSDTVQHGVEGLIHLLTESSKLMISELDFQDSVFVLGFSEELNKLLLQLYLDNRKEIRTILSELAPDLPSYHSLEWRLDVQESPAGNRGQWKKSTIDIATRHPPAGIWVTLFPYIYVLQLQNNYKIRY; this comes from the exons ATGCTGCTGGACCTGTCGGAGGAGCACAAGGAGCACCTGGCCTTCCTGCCGCAAGTGGACAGCGCGG TGGTCGCTGAGTTTGGGCGAATTGCGGTGGAGTTCCTGAGGCGTGGCTCTAACCCCAAGATCTACGAAGGCGCTGCGA gAAAACTCAGCGTGAGTAGTGACACTGTCCAACATGGTGTGGAAGGATTAATACACCTCCTTACTGAAAGTTCAAAGCTCATG ATTTCTGAACTGGATTTCCAAGACTCAGTTTTTGTTCTTGGATTCTCTGAGGAATTGAACAAATTGTTGCTTCAGCTTTATCTGGACAACAGAAAAGAGATCAGAACTATCCTGAGTGAATTGGCACCAGACCTTCCCAGTTACCACAGCCTTGAATGGCGACTAGATGTACAG gAGAGCCCAGCAGGAAACAGAGGCCAGTGGAAGAAAAGCACAATTGATATTGCCACCCGTCATCCCCCTGCAGGCATCTGGGTCACCCTTTTCCCATACATATATGTTCTGCAGTTGCAAAATAACTATAAGATCAGATATTAG
- the COMMD2 gene encoding COMM domain-containing protein 2 isoform X1 produces MLLDLSEEHKEHLAFLPQVDSAVVAEFGRIAVEFLRRGSNPKIYEGAARKLSVSSDTVQHGVEGLIHLLTESSKLMISELDFQDSVFVLGFSEELNKLLLQLYLDNRKEIRTILSELAPDLPSYHSLEWRLDVQLASRSLRQQMKPSVTIKLHLNQNGDHNTQVLQTDPATLLHLVQQLEQALQEMKTNHCRRVVRNIK; encoded by the exons ATGCTGCTGGACCTGTCGGAGGAGCACAAGGAGCACCTGGCCTTCCTGCCGCAAGTGGACAGCGCGG TGGTCGCTGAGTTTGGGCGAATTGCGGTGGAGTTCCTGAGGCGTGGCTCTAACCCCAAGATCTACGAAGGCGCTGCGA gAAAACTCAGCGTGAGTAGTGACACTGTCCAACATGGTGTGGAAGGATTAATACACCTCCTTACTGAAAGTTCAAAGCTCATG ATTTCTGAACTGGATTTCCAAGACTCAGTTTTTGTTCTTGGATTCTCTGAGGAATTGAACAAATTGTTGCTTCAGCTTTATCTGGACAACAGAAAAGAGATCAGAACTATCCTGAGTGAATTGGCACCAGACCTTCCCAGTTACCACAGCCTTGAATGGCGACTAGATGTACAG CTTGCAAGCAGAAGCCTCAGGCAACAGATGAAGCCATCAGTGACTATAAAGCTACACCTTAATCAGAACGGTGATCACAACACCCAAGTTCTGCAGACAGACCCAGCCACCCTGCTCCACTTGGTTCAGCAATTGGAACAAGCCTTGCAAGAGATGAAAACAAACCACTGTAGGAGAGTTGTGCGCAATATCAAGTAG